CGAATACCGCATGCGCGCGCGATGTTCACGGCCTTTATCTCGGGCATGTCGTCCATGGCCTCTTTGAGGCGGTCAGCAAGGGTGCTCATTAGGAAATCCTAACAGGGATGCGACTAGGAATGCCTTGACTATTGATTAAGGAATTCCTAAAATCTGCGCATGGCTACTGCGACTGAACTTATCGATTGTCTTGGCGGGACCGGGGTGGTTGCGAAACTGCTCGGCATCAAGCCGCCCTCGGTCAGCGACTGGAAGAAGACCGGCATCCCGCGGAGCCGAATCAGTGAACTCGCACTGGCCACAGGCCGAGTTCCTGGGTCGCCTGACGATTTGT
The sequence above is drawn from the Cupriavidus sp. D39 genome and encodes:
- a CDS encoding Cro/CI family transcriptional regulator, giving the protein MATATELIDCLGGTGVVAKLLGIKPPSVSDWKKTGIPRSRISELALATGRVPGSPDDLSPERWHLIWPELGAEVAR